One genomic window of Struthio camelus isolate bStrCam1 chromosome 1, bStrCam1.hap1, whole genome shotgun sequence includes the following:
- the LOC138065835 gene encoding PHD finger protein 7-like isoform X2 has product MKRKAPDSREEACVLCRRADSDPDKYGEKRRQDGLCAHENCLYLASGLPVRGTNELGANKFLPADIRRAVKRATRKRCYVCGERGATISCRQKGCKRSFHFPCGCEDGCVSQFFGQRRSFCREHRPEQTVQVQQDGETSCVICLEPVEEQLSHHTLVCPACRHAWFHRGCIQCPQCNDRETFLWEMSAMGIRVPLRQPTWEAEGAFAELNERHSRCDASRCLSARGREEAAEEGPWELLLCCSCAARGTHRRCSALRPTTATWECDDCAGLGTASSAQSGPATSSSSSSQAASSPSSQAPASSSRAGRTGPERRPGRSRLRRRSQHPYSRP; this is encoded by the exons ATGAAGCGCAAGGCCCCCGACTCGAGGGAGGAgg CGTGCGTGCTGTGTCGCCGGGCCGATTCCGACCCAGATAAGTATGGGGAGAAACGGCGGCAGGACGGTCTCTGCGCCCATGAGAACTGCCTG tatcttGCCAGCGGGCTCCCTGTGAGAGGCACCAACGAGCTGGGAGCCAACAAGTTCCTTCCGGCGGATATCAGGCGGGCAGTGAAGCGGGCAACTCGGAAG cgCTGCTACGTCTGTGGTGAGCGGGGAGCCACCATTAGCTGCCGGCAGAAGGGCTGCAAGCGCAGCTTCCACTTCCCCTGCGGCTGCGAAGATGGCTGCGTCTCGCAGTTCTTTGGGCAGCGCAG GTCCTTCTGCCGGGAACATCGCCCAGAACAAACAGTGCAGGTGCAGCAGGATGGGGAGACCTCCTGCGTCATTTGTCTGGAGCCCGTGGAGGAACAGCTCTCCCACCACACTCTGGTGTGCCCTGCGTGTAGGCACGCGTGGTTCCATCGGGGCTGCATCCAG TGCCCGCAGTGTAATGACAGGGAGACCTTCCTGTGGGAAATGTCTGCCATGGGGATCCGAGTGCCCCTCCG ACAACCCACCTGGGAGGCAGAGGGGGCCTTTGCTGAGCTCAATGAGAGGCACAGCCGCTGTGACGCCAGCCGGTGCCTTTCTGCGCgaggcagagaagaggcagcagaagaggG GCCGTGGGAGCTGCTCCTGTGCTGCTCCTGTGCTGCCAGAGGCACGCACCGACGCTGCTCCGCCTTGAGGCCCACCACAGCCACGTGGGAGTGTGACGACTGTGCGGGTCTGGGCACTG cctcCAGCGCGCAGTCGGGGCCggccacctccagcagcagcagcagccaagcggcatcatcccccagctcccaggctcCTGCGAGCAGCAGCCGGGCAGGCCGGACTGGGCCAGAGCGAAGGCCAGGCCGCTCGCGGTTAAGGCGCCGCTCACAACATCCCTACAGCCGGCCCTGA
- the LOC138065835 gene encoding PHD finger protein 7-like isoform X1: MKRKAPDSREEACVLCRRADSDPDKYGEKRRQDGLCAHENCLYLASGLPVRGTNELGANKFLPADIRRAVKRATRKRCYVCGERGATISCRQKGCKRSFHFPCGCEDGCVSQFFGQRRSFCREHRPEQTVQVQQDGETSCVICLEPVEEQLSHHTLVCPACRHAWFHRGCIQQQALSAGFFCLQCPQCNDRETFLWEMSAMGIRVPLRQPTWEAEGAFAELNERHSRCDASRCLSARGREEAAEEGPWELLLCCSCAARGTHRRCSALRPTTATWECDDCAGLGTASSAQSGPATSSSSSSQAASSPSSQAPASSSRAGRTGPERRPGRSRLRRRSQHPYSRP, from the exons ATGAAGCGCAAGGCCCCCGACTCGAGGGAGGAgg CGTGCGTGCTGTGTCGCCGGGCCGATTCCGACCCAGATAAGTATGGGGAGAAACGGCGGCAGGACGGTCTCTGCGCCCATGAGAACTGCCTG tatcttGCCAGCGGGCTCCCTGTGAGAGGCACCAACGAGCTGGGAGCCAACAAGTTCCTTCCGGCGGATATCAGGCGGGCAGTGAAGCGGGCAACTCGGAAG cgCTGCTACGTCTGTGGTGAGCGGGGAGCCACCATTAGCTGCCGGCAGAAGGGCTGCAAGCGCAGCTTCCACTTCCCCTGCGGCTGCGAAGATGGCTGCGTCTCGCAGTTCTTTGGGCAGCGCAG GTCCTTCTGCCGGGAACATCGCCCAGAACAAACAGTGCAGGTGCAGCAGGATGGGGAGACCTCCTGCGTCATTTGTCTGGAGCCCGTGGAGGAACAGCTCTCCCACCACACTCTGGTGTGCCCTGCGTGTAGGCACGCGTGGTTCCATCGGGGCTGCATCCAG CAACAGGCTCTCAGCGCTGGCTTCTTCTGCTTGCAGTGCCCGCAGTGTAATGACAGGGAGACCTTCCTGTGGGAAATGTCTGCCATGGGGATCCGAGTGCCCCTCCG ACAACCCACCTGGGAGGCAGAGGGGGCCTTTGCTGAGCTCAATGAGAGGCACAGCCGCTGTGACGCCAGCCGGTGCCTTTCTGCGCgaggcagagaagaggcagcagaagaggG GCCGTGGGAGCTGCTCCTGTGCTGCTCCTGTGCTGCCAGAGGCACGCACCGACGCTGCTCCGCCTTGAGGCCCACCACAGCCACGTGGGAGTGTGACGACTGTGCGGGTCTGGGCACTG cctcCAGCGCGCAGTCGGGGCCggccacctccagcagcagcagcagccaagcggcatcatcccccagctcccaggctcCTGCGAGCAGCAGCCGGGCAGGCCGGACTGGGCCAGAGCGAAGGCCAGGCCGCTCGCGGTTAAGGCGCCGCTCACAACATCCCTACAGCCGGCCCTGA
- the LOC138065835 gene encoding PHD finger protein 7-like isoform X3, which produces MKRKAPDSREEACVLCRRADSDPDKYGEKRRQDGLCAHENCLYLASGLPVRGTNELGANKFLPADIRRAVKRATRKRCYVCGERGATISCRQKGCKRSFHFPCGCEDGCVSQFFGQRRSFCREHRPEQTVQVQQDGETSCVICLEPVEEQLSHHTLCPQCNDRETFLWEMSAMGIRVPLRQPTWEAEGAFAELNERHSRCDASRCLSARGREEAAEEGPWELLLCCSCAARGTHRRCSALRPTTATWECDDCAGLGTASSAQSGPATSSSSSSQAASSPSSQAPASSSRAGRTGPERRPGRSRLRRRSQHPYSRP; this is translated from the exons ATGAAGCGCAAGGCCCCCGACTCGAGGGAGGAgg CGTGCGTGCTGTGTCGCCGGGCCGATTCCGACCCAGATAAGTATGGGGAGAAACGGCGGCAGGACGGTCTCTGCGCCCATGAGAACTGCCTG tatcttGCCAGCGGGCTCCCTGTGAGAGGCACCAACGAGCTGGGAGCCAACAAGTTCCTTCCGGCGGATATCAGGCGGGCAGTGAAGCGGGCAACTCGGAAG cgCTGCTACGTCTGTGGTGAGCGGGGAGCCACCATTAGCTGCCGGCAGAAGGGCTGCAAGCGCAGCTTCCACTTCCCCTGCGGCTGCGAAGATGGCTGCGTCTCGCAGTTCTTTGGGCAGCGCAG GTCCTTCTGCCGGGAACATCGCCCAGAACAAACAGTGCAGGTGCAGCAGGATGGGGAGACCTCCTGCGTCATTTGTCTGGAGCCCGTGGAGGAACAGCTCTCCCACCACACTCTG TGCCCGCAGTGTAATGACAGGGAGACCTTCCTGTGGGAAATGTCTGCCATGGGGATCCGAGTGCCCCTCCG ACAACCCACCTGGGAGGCAGAGGGGGCCTTTGCTGAGCTCAATGAGAGGCACAGCCGCTGTGACGCCAGCCGGTGCCTTTCTGCGCgaggcagagaagaggcagcagaagaggG GCCGTGGGAGCTGCTCCTGTGCTGCTCCTGTGCTGCCAGAGGCACGCACCGACGCTGCTCCGCCTTGAGGCCCACCACAGCCACGTGGGAGTGTGACGACTGTGCGGGTCTGGGCACTG cctcCAGCGCGCAGTCGGGGCCggccacctccagcagcagcagcagccaagcggcatcatcccccagctcccaggctcCTGCGAGCAGCAGCCGGGCAGGCCGGACTGGGCCAGAGCGAAGGCCAGGCCGCTCGCGGTTAAGGCGCCGCTCACAACATCCCTACAGCCGGCCCTGA
- the LOC138065836 gene encoding PHD finger protein 7-like isoform X2, which yields MKRKAPDSREEACVLCRRADSDPDKYGEKRRQDGLCAHENCLYLASGLPVRGTNELGANKFLPADIRRAVKRATRKRCYVCGERGATISCRQKGCKRSFHFPCGCEDGCVSQFFGQRRSFCREHRPEQTVQVQQDGETSCVICLEPVEEQLSHHTLVCPACRHAWFHRGCIQCPQCNDRETFLWEMSAMGIRVPLRQPTWEAEGAFAELNERHSRCDASRCLSARGREEAAEEGPWELLLCCSCAARGTHRRCSALRPTTATWECDDCAGLGTASSAQSGPATSSSSSSQAASSPSSQAPASSSRAGRTGPERRPGRSRLRRRSQHPYSRP from the exons ATGAAGCGCAAGGCCCCCGACTCGAGGGAGGAgg CGTGCGTGCTGTGTCGCCGGGCCGATTCCGACCCAGATAAGTATGGGGAGAAACGGCGGCAGGACGGTCTCTGCGCCCATGAGAACTGCCTG tatcttGCCAGCGGGCTCCCTGTGAGAGGCACCAACGAGCTGGGAGCCAACAAGTTCCTTCCGGCGGATATCAGGCGGGCAGTGAAGCGGGCAACTCGGAAG cgCTGCTACGTCTGTGGTGAGCGGGGAGCCACCATTAGCTGCCGGCAGAAGGGCTGCAAGCGCAGCTTCCACTTCCCCTGCGGCTGCGAAGATGGCTGCGTCTCGCAGTTCTTTGGGCAGCGCAG GTCCTTCTGCCGGGAACATCGCCCAGAACAAACAGTGCAGGTGCAGCAGGATGGGGAGACCTCCTGCGTCATTTGTCTGGAGCCCGTGGAGGAACAGCTCTCCCACCACACTCTGGTGTGCCCTGCGTGTAGGCACGCGTGGTTCCATCGGGGCTGCATCCAG TGCCCACAGTGTAACGACAGGGAGACCTTCCTGTGGGAAATGTCTGCCATGGGGATCCGAGTGCCCCTCCG ACAACCCACCTGGGAGGCAGAGGGGGCCTTTGCTGAGCTCAATGAGAGGCACAGCCGCTGTGACGCCAGCCGGTGCCTTTCTGCGCgaggcagagaagaggcagcagaagaggG GCCGTGGGAGCTGCTCCTGTGCTGCTCCTGTGCTGCCAGAGGCACGCACCGACGCTGCTCCGCCTTGAGGCCCACCACAGCCACGTGGGAGTGTGACGACTGTGCGGGTCTGGGCACTG cctcCAGCGCGCAGTCGGGGCCggccacctccagcagcagcagcagccaagcggcatcatcccccagctcccaggctcCTGCGAGCAGCAGCCGGGCAGGCCGGACTGGGCCAGAGCGAAGGCCAGGCCGCTCGCGGTTAAGGCGCCGCTCACAACATCCCTACAGCCGGCCCTGA
- the LOC138065836 gene encoding PHD finger protein 7-like isoform X1 has protein sequence MKRKAPDSREEACVLCRRADSDPDKYGEKRRQDGLCAHENCLYLASGLPVRGTNELGANKFLPADIRRAVKRATRKRCYVCGERGATISCRQKGCKRSFHFPCGCEDGCVSQFFGQRRSFCREHRPEQTVQVQQDGETSCVICLEPVEEQLSHHTLVCPACRHAWFHRGCIQQQALSAGFFCLQCPQCNDRETFLWEMSAMGIRVPLRQPTWEAEGAFAELNERHSRCDASRCLSARGREEAAEEGPWELLLCCSCAARGTHRRCSALRPTTATWECDDCAGLGTASSAQSGPATSSSSSSQAASSPSSQAPASSSRAGRTGPERRPGRSRLRRRSQHPYSRP, from the exons ATGAAGCGCAAGGCCCCCGACTCGAGGGAGGAgg CGTGCGTGCTGTGTCGCCGGGCCGATTCCGACCCAGATAAGTATGGGGAGAAACGGCGGCAGGACGGTCTCTGCGCCCATGAGAACTGCCTG tatcttGCCAGCGGGCTCCCTGTGAGAGGCACCAACGAGCTGGGAGCCAACAAGTTCCTTCCGGCGGATATCAGGCGGGCAGTGAAGCGGGCAACTCGGAAG cgCTGCTACGTCTGTGGTGAGCGGGGAGCCACCATTAGCTGCCGGCAGAAGGGCTGCAAGCGCAGCTTCCACTTCCCCTGCGGCTGCGAAGATGGCTGCGTCTCGCAGTTCTTTGGGCAGCGCAG GTCCTTCTGCCGGGAACATCGCCCAGAACAAACAGTGCAGGTGCAGCAGGATGGGGAGACCTCCTGCGTCATTTGTCTGGAGCCCGTGGAGGAACAGCTCTCCCACCACACTCTGGTGTGCCCTGCGTGTAGGCACGCGTGGTTCCATCGGGGCTGCATCCAG CAACAGGCTCTCAGCGCTGGCTTCTTCTGCTTGCAGTGCCCACAGTGTAACGACAGGGAGACCTTCCTGTGGGAAATGTCTGCCATGGGGATCCGAGTGCCCCTCCG ACAACCCACCTGGGAGGCAGAGGGGGCCTTTGCTGAGCTCAATGAGAGGCACAGCCGCTGTGACGCCAGCCGGTGCCTTTCTGCGCgaggcagagaagaggcagcagaagaggG GCCGTGGGAGCTGCTCCTGTGCTGCTCCTGTGCTGCCAGAGGCACGCACCGACGCTGCTCCGCCTTGAGGCCCACCACAGCCACGTGGGAGTGTGACGACTGTGCGGGTCTGGGCACTG cctcCAGCGCGCAGTCGGGGCCggccacctccagcagcagcagcagccaagcggcatcatcccccagctcccaggctcCTGCGAGCAGCAGCCGGGCAGGCCGGACTGGGCCAGAGCGAAGGCCAGGCCGCTCGCGGTTAAGGCGCCGCTCACAACATCCCTACAGCCGGCCCTGA
- the LOC138065836 gene encoding PHD finger protein 7-like isoform X3, protein MKRKAPDSREEACVLCRRADSDPDKYGEKRRQDGLCAHENCLYLASGLPVRGTNELGANKFLPADIRRAVKRATRKRCYVCGERGATISCRQKGCKRSFHFPCGCEDGCVSQFFGQRRSFCREHRPEQTVQVQQDGETSCVICLEPVEEQLSHHTLCPQCNDRETFLWEMSAMGIRVPLRQPTWEAEGAFAELNERHSRCDASRCLSARGREEAAEEGPWELLLCCSCAARGTHRRCSALRPTTATWECDDCAGLGTASSAQSGPATSSSSSSQAASSPSSQAPASSSRAGRTGPERRPGRSRLRRRSQHPYSRP, encoded by the exons ATGAAGCGCAAGGCCCCCGACTCGAGGGAGGAgg CGTGCGTGCTGTGTCGCCGGGCCGATTCCGACCCAGATAAGTATGGGGAGAAACGGCGGCAGGACGGTCTCTGCGCCCATGAGAACTGCCTG tatcttGCCAGCGGGCTCCCTGTGAGAGGCACCAACGAGCTGGGAGCCAACAAGTTCCTTCCGGCGGATATCAGGCGGGCAGTGAAGCGGGCAACTCGGAAG cgCTGCTACGTCTGTGGTGAGCGGGGAGCCACCATTAGCTGCCGGCAGAAGGGCTGCAAGCGCAGCTTCCACTTCCCCTGCGGCTGCGAAGATGGCTGCGTCTCGCAGTTCTTTGGGCAGCGCAG GTCCTTCTGCCGGGAACATCGCCCAGAACAAACAGTGCAGGTGCAGCAGGATGGGGAGACCTCCTGCGTCATTTGTCTGGAGCCCGTGGAGGAACAGCTCTCCCACCACACTCTG TGCCCACAGTGTAACGACAGGGAGACCTTCCTGTGGGAAATGTCTGCCATGGGGATCCGAGTGCCCCTCCG ACAACCCACCTGGGAGGCAGAGGGGGCCTTTGCTGAGCTCAATGAGAGGCACAGCCGCTGTGACGCCAGCCGGTGCCTTTCTGCGCgaggcagagaagaggcagcagaagaggG GCCGTGGGAGCTGCTCCTGTGCTGCTCCTGTGCTGCCAGAGGCACGCACCGACGCTGCTCCGCCTTGAGGCCCACCACAGCCACGTGGGAGTGTGACGACTGTGCGGGTCTGGGCACTG cctcCAGCGCGCAGTCGGGGCCggccacctccagcagcagcagcagccaagcggcatcatcccccagctcccaggctcCTGCGAGCAGCAGCCGGGCAGGCCGGACTGGGCCAGAGCGAAGGCCAGGCCGCTCGCGGTTAAGGCGCCGCTCACAACATCCCTACAGCCGGCCCTGA